One region of Brassica napus cultivar Da-Ae chromosome A1 unlocalized genomic scaffold, Da-Ae chrA01_Random_11, whole genome shotgun sequence genomic DNA includes:
- the LOC106382111 gene encoding transcription factor MYB108: MDERGRSLKNNNMEDDMDLKRGPWTAEEDCKLINYIATNGEGRWNSLSRCAGLQRTGKSCRLRWLNYLRPDVRRGNITLEEQLLILELHSRWGNRWSKIAQYLPGRTDNEIKNYWRTRVQKHAKQLKCDVNSQQFKDTMKYLWMPRLVERIQSASASAAALTNATTTGSAATSSCIITSNNQFMTYDYNNNSMGQQFGVMNNNDYITPENSSVALSPVSDLTDYYNAPNPNPEYHSGQVGNSYYPDQNLVGPQMLPDDYFDYSRLLDEDVPAMQEQSNLNWFENINGAASSSDSLWDIGESDEDFWFLQQQQQLNNNGNF; encoded by the exons ATGGATGAGAGAGGAAGAAGCTTGAAGAACAACAACATGGAAGACGATATGGACCTGAAAAGAGGTCCATGGACCGCAGAAGAAGATTGTAAGCTCATAAATTACATTGCTACTAATGGAGAAGGTCGATGGAACTCGCTTTCTCGTTGCGCTG GACTCCAACGCACTGGTAAAAGCTGTAGGCTACGGTGGTTAAACTATCTCCGTCCTGACGTCCGCCGTGGAAACATTACCCTCGAAGAACAACTCTTGATCCTCGAACTTCATTCCCGTTGGGGCAATCG ATGGTCAAAAATCGCACAATATCTACCAGGAAGAACAGACAATGAGATTAAAAACTACTGGAGAACACGAGTGCAAAAACATGCAAAGCAGCTTAAATGCGATGTAAACAGTCAACAGTTCAAAGACACAATGAAGTATTTGTGGATGCCTAGGCTCGTTGAGAGGATCCAATCCGCCTCTGCCTCCGCCGCAGCCCTAACCAACGCTACCACAACAGGCTCAGCTGCCACGTCATCTTGCATCATAACCTCTAACAATCAATTCATGACGTATGATTACAACAACAATAGCATGGGACAACAATTTGGTGTAATGAACAACAACGATTATATCACGCCGGAAAATTCCAGCGTGGCATTGTCTCCTGTGTCAGACTTGACTGATTACTACAACGCTCCAAACCCGAACCCGGAATACCACTCGGGTCAAGTGGGGAATAGCTACTACCCGGATCAGAACTTGGTGGGTCCACAAATGTTACCGGATGATTATTTCGATTATTCTAGGTTACTAGACGAAGATGTACCGGCTATGCAAGAGCAGAGTAACCTTAActggtttgaaaatattaatggAGCTGCTTCTTCTTCGGACAGTTTATGGGACATTGGAGAAAGTGATGAAGACTTCTGGTTCTTACAGCAGCAACAACAGCTCAACAATAATGGCAACTTCTGA